DNA from Chitinophaga pendula:
TGGAAAAAATCGACATTTATGAGTACGATTGCATCCTACTTGACCTGATGTTACCAGGAGGTGATGGTTTTAGGATACTTGAGGAATTGAAAACCCAGGGGAAGAGGGATGGTGTTATCATTATATCAGCAAAAAATTCTCTCGAGGACAAGATTAAAGGACTTCAAACGGGTGCGGATGATTATCTTACAAAGCCCTTTCATTTATCTGAGTTGGCTGCACGTATATATTCGCTTATCCGACGCAAGCAGTTTGAAAATGTTAATGTTATAGAGCAGAATGAATTAAAGATCAACCTGCTCAGTAAAGTCGTTACTGTAAACGAGCATCCTATCCCGCTTACAAAAAAAGAATTCGACCTGCTTCTTTATTTTATCAGCAATAAAAACAAAGTAGTCTCTAAAAGTGCGTTGGCGGAGCATTTATCGGGAGAGGTGGCCGATATGTTCGACAATTATGATTTTATTTATGTGCATGTCAAAAATCTCAAGAAGAAGCTTTCGGAGGGAGGTTGTGAGAATTACCTGAAAACGTTATACGGTACTGGTTATAAATGGGAAATATGAGTAAACTCCTACATCGTTCTCTAAAAAGGTTTATCATATACTCCGGTCTGGTATTGGTATGCAGTATACCTGTATATTATATTACCATCAGTTTTTTATGGCAGTACGAGATGGATGAACACAATATTATTCTTACGGATGAAGCGTTGCGGGAGGATCGCTTTTTGATCGTCGGCGCTGTCACGTTACTCACTGTCATCTTCTTTGCGTTACTGATGGCCGGCTTTATACTGCTCAACAGAAAAATATCCCATCAGCTATGGCAACCCTTCTATAAAAGTCTGGGTCAGATAAGGAATTTTCACATTCATCATCAGCGTACCTTATCTTTTGAGTCATCGGATATTGAAGAATTCTCTGAGTTGAATCAAAGTCTTGCCAAATTGATTGCCGGAAATATTACTGCCTATGATCAGCAGAAGGAATTTGCAGATAATGCTTCTCATGAGTTGCAGACGCCGCTTTCTATTATACAGTCAAAACTGGATCTTTTACTACAAAGCAAGCCCTTATCAGACGAGCAATATCATATTATTGAAGATGCCCACAGGGCCCTGGCAAGAGTAACCAGGATCAATAAAAACCTGCTGTTATTGACAAACATAGAAAACAGCCAGTTCATGGATCGGGAAACACTAGATTTTTCCGGCCTAATTGAAAACAGTATAAGTCAGTTTAACAACTTTATCACCAACAAGAACCTGCTGCTTGAGGACGCTATTCAACCGCAAGTATTTATAGAAGGTAATAAGATACTGATTGAAATATTGGTCAACAATTTACTTACCAATGCTATCCGTCATACGGCTGAAAATACTTCTATTAAAATCTCACTTACGCCACACTTATTATCTATTTCGAATCCTGGTCCTGTTGCCCTACGACAGGAACAAATTTTCAGGCGGTTTGCCACTGCGTCCTCCTTATCTCCCGGCACAGGGCTTGGATTAGCTATTGTAAAACAGATCAGTAACAGGTATGGATGGAATATTAACTATTCTTTTTCTGACGGTTTGCATACTTTTCAACTCCTCTATTAGTCATTGATCCTTTTCTAATTTACCTGCGATGCATCTATTTTAAAAAGGAATCCGGCATTTATAAAAAAACCGATCCGGTCGGCCGGATCGGTCGTAAAGAGTAGACAATGTCTATTACTCTTGCCAATAATCGAATGCCAATACTTTATCCAGTACGGGCTTCAGTATCTTAACGAAAGCTACATGATCCGGAGCGACCAGGTAACTGTCCCGGTCGGCCTCTGTGGCGAAACTCAGAAAAAAACAGTGGGTAAATCCGTCGTTGAGATGCTCCGGGCTATTATTGATACCGGATTCCAAGGCTTTCACCTCTTTGATTTTGGTGGACAATGCTTTAAAAGCATCTATTACTTTTTGTACTTCCTCTTTACCCTTTTCCTCTTTGAATTTCAACAAAACCATGTGCCGCAATACTTTTGTGGTATGGTGTTCTTGTGCCTGTGTTCCTATTGCCATAAAAAATAACGTTACTGATAAAACAATATATTTTTTCATTTCTAGGTCTTTGAAATAGGTTATTATATCTATCAAATGTAACATCATTATGGCTATTACACTCGAAAAATCAGGTCCGGGGGGGTGTTTGCCTCCACCATCCCAGTAGAAATATTAATGCCAGTCCAAGTAAGAGGCCACCTATGAGCCACCAGTCACGTCTGTTGCCGGCGGTGTGTTCGTTCAGTTCCCATCTTTTTTGTTCTACCAATTGTTTGCCAGACACCGTTTTACCGGCAGCGGTTGCTCCCGCATTAGTTTTCATCATATCCAGCTGGGCCTGGTATTTCCCGGCTAAGGCAGCCCCTCCGGGTACTCGCTGGAGGATACCTTTAATATACCTGGTTAGCCCCGGTGCATTACAGACAGCACTATTACACGCCGGCCCCTTTGCATTGACCGTGTTGGTAAGTGTGGTGGCCATGGTACGTAATTGTTCTTCGGAAGCCTGCCAGTATCCTTTTTCTGTCGCTTCCAACATGGTAGCCAACAGCGCTTGTTGTGCGAAGGGATTGTGTTTTTCAAAGTACTTATCCAGTCCTAATTGTTCCCGATCTTTTACATATACATCGTATACTTCATTCCAGTCTTCATCTTTTACCATATCCGGTGTTGTAACATCCCAGAGCATCATATTTTCGGTAAATGCTTCCATGTACCTGGCTCCATCATAACCGTGCTCCATCATTGCTTTCATCCATTTGGGATTCAGGTATCGACTTCTGAGCTCCTTATGAAAGAAGAGATGCAGTGGGGTACTGGTAGCATCTTCCGGATGCTGCATGTCATTGATGAACATATCCGGCTGGCGTCCTGTGGTGTTTTTGACTGCCAGGTTATAGGCGCCAAAGTAGGCAGCCACCATAGGGTGGTCCAGTATCCCATAAGCGTTGGAAGAACGGCTGAAGGCCGCGGCGTCGACATCTTTTACATTCAGTTCGAACAAGCTGCGTTGATAGTCGGCGAAGGCCTCTTCTCCATAAGCGTATGCCATTCGGTCTAGGTAAAGTTTCGATAAGGTAGTATCGCTTTTCCAGGACTCTCCTTGTTCTGTTGCGAATTCCAGGTTGGTGGAATAAGCGCCGGTATTGCCGGAGAAGATGCGAGCTGTTGCGGACTGGTTTTGCGGCTTCAGCTGCTGGCGATACTTTTCTGTATTTTTCCAGACCCAATTTTCGTTCTCTTTTACGGCAGCTGCCAGCTTCACCGCCTTATCCAATAATTTGATCTTATCGCCAAAATGGTCTCTGTAGGTCCCTGAAGTGGTGATCAGTACGTCAATACGAGGTCTTTTCCAATTTGCGGACGGTATAAGCCGTACGTCCATCACCTGCCCTTTGGAATTCCATACCGGCTCCACTCCCATCAGGTATAATATCTCAGCCTCTGTCACTCCTTGTGTATGGGTGATCTCCGAAGACCAGAGTACAAAGGCGATCTTTTTGGGATAGGCACCTTTTCCATGTTTTTCTTCATATTGCAGTAACAGCTGGTCGGCCATTCTTTGTCCGAGTTCCCAGGCTTCTTTGGAAGGGACAGCTTTCACATTAACAGGGTACGGGTTTCTACCGGAAGGTAGTGACAGGGGGTTTCTGACGGGATCATCTGAAGGACCGGTTGAGATGTACCTTCCATTCAGCGCCCTTATTATCTGTGTAACCTCGTTGTCTGTCTGCTGTAATAATGTCTGATATTCCAGGGCCTGTTTTAATTGTAGTTGTAATAACGTGTCCTTGCCTGTATGGGATTGTCGCGTCACCAGATCGATCGGCTGTCCTTGCAACAGTATCTGCCGCAACCATGTTTTGACCACCTCCCGTTTGTTTTTTCCCGGCGCCAATTGTTCCAGCTCTTTACCCAGCATACCTGCGACCATATCAACGAGCAATTCGCCTTGCGGTGCGTTACCTAGAATATGCCCTCCTGCCGGCATTCTCTCTTTCGACATATTTAGCAAGTAGCGACGTACTTCCTGAATGAGTGTAGCCGGAGCCTGTTGCGCGAGGGTATCTTTGCCTATATCTTTGTCAAGTCCCTGCGCCTTTATCTTTGCCAGGATATTTTTTTCCAGGCGTTCCTTTAATACGGCGTTTGCGGCGTCTTGCCAATCTCCGATCTTATCATACAGCAACTGCAGGGAGTCGTCTAAGCCGGCAGTGGTGGTTGTCGTAATATATCCGATTGTCAATGCGTTGGCTCTTCTTTTATTACCCGGGCCTGATCCTGCAATAAGGGGTACTACGCTGATATGTGGTAGATTACCGATGAGGGTTCCTACCCAATCGTTGCGGGCAGGTCCTTCCTGTTTGCCAGGCATCAGTGATAGCTGCGTGAATAAGCTGATGAATGCATGCGGCTGACAGGATCGTTTCATCCATTCATAGAAGGCGATATAGGCATGGTTGGGGGGGATCGCCTCTTTACCATATATCAGTGAAGGGTTATCCTGCAGTCCCCAGTTAGGGTGTGGCGCCAATATGATATTACCATATTGCAGGACCGGGATCAGGAATTCTTTCTGACCGGCGGCATTAGTTGTCGTCATTAATTTACCCGGCGGAGGTCCCCATTTACGGATGACCTCTTCCTGCTGTTCTTTTGGATAACTATGGAACCAGGATAGGTATTCGGCTTCCGGTATACGGATCACGGGGCCATTTTGTGTTCTCTTTTGTAACTCTCCGGGTGCCCATGTACCGACGTTCGAGGCATGTAAAGACATGTCTCTGGCTAACTCCGTAGCGCCAGGTAGCGGTTGTGTACCTACGTTATATCCCTCCTGCTGCCATCTTTTCAGCAGTTTTTCCAAACTGCCGGGAACATCCAGGTAAGCATCGATATCAGCTCCAACGGTAGCTTTTCCACTCCCTTCGCTATAATAGGTCACTACTATCTTTTTCTGTGCATTAGGTGTACGTCTAAGTTTTGCCCAGGCGAGCGCTCTTTCTACTCTCCAGTCTACCTGGTCCTGGATTGGCATGGTATATCTGCGCCCCTGTTCTACTTCTTCTGCTCCTATATTGATCGGTTCAAAGACACCATCTCTTTCTGTAAAGAAAAATCGATCGGACATATCAGGGGCAAAGCCGCCCGGATCACTTATCCATTCTGCCCGGCTTTTATAATAATGCGTGACAGCTCCCAACAGTGGCACATCAAGCCGCTGTGCTGACAGTCGTCCTGCTTCTGGTTTATTAAAGTCCAGGAACATTCCACCATACAACATGACATCCACTATTGGCTTGCCAGCTATCGTAAACAGGGAGTCGATCCTGAACGGCCCTTTGGCTACTAACGTGATGGGTCTGGCGCCATGCGCTTTTATGCTATTGATCAAGGCATCAATATGCCGCATATCTTGTTTGACGTAATTGCTTTGGTAAAACGCCAAGCCCACTGTAACGGGGTCAGCGACTCCCGGTACGACCTCGTTATCATACCACTGCAGATATGCGCCTGCTGATGTAAACAGGCTGTCCCTACCCGGATAGTAAAACCCGGCGGCAGGATATATACGAGGGGGTGTTATTTTGATCTTTAGGCCGAAGATACGTGCTCCGATATAAGACAACAGACCACTGTAATTCTCTTCGTTGCCATTAGACCAGTATAGCGGTATATCGGGATGATCCGCTACGGATATATTACCTTTTGCCAGCGGAGTTTCCAGGAACAAGACTTTTGTCTTTGCTTTGAGCGAGTCGACCTGGGGCAGCATTAGTGAGAGGCGTGCCCCCATGCTTTCAAAAATGACCAGGTCATGTTGGGCCAGTTCATCTAATGAATAAGGCGGCAGTTCTCCTCCATCCACTCCATAGAGGTCTATTTGCAGCTTATCTTTAAAGTGGGCTGCAGCAGCCTTAAATGCATATGGATCATGTTGCAGATGTGGCGACACGATCGCTATAGAAGGCTTTTTACTGATAAGGTGGCAGGAAGCAAATGCGCATAGAAGAACACACAAAAGATATAGATAAATTGCCTGTCGTTGTGTTACCATAATATATTATTTTACCTGTTCATCCGGGACATAAATTACCTGTCCATTTTCCAACTGATAGGCAGTACCCAGTCTTACCCCGTTTCCGGATTGTTGTTTGCCTGTCAGCTTACTTGAGATGATTTGGTTGTCTTTTTTTTCCAGCACTTCCATTTCTCCATTTTTGTCCTTCCGGGTGAGTGTCCATTCGCTATCTTTTTTCAAGAGGTCGCTACCGGACAACAATGTGAATAGTGCTCCAATGACTGCTACGATAAAGGCGATACTGACATCAAATAGCTGGGCTACTCCCGCTATAGGATCATCTTCTATCGATTCTTCGGCGTGTCCTATCTTACTTCTCAGAAATCGCATTCCTATTAAATTTTATGCTTAAGCGCGGTGTGGTAACTATTATATATCTTTTCGGCCTGACCGGAAAGGGTGAACAGGTCATTACGTTGCCATCTGAGCCGTACGTGCATAATGGTAAAAGCAATCCCACCAATTACCAACCCTAACACAGTGGTAGAGAAGGCGGTGATCATCTGGTTGGACAAACCCGCCATATCTCCCTGCGACAGCCCACTGAGGGCTCTGGCCATAGGTGTCAGGGTACCTATTAATCCTAATGTAGGTCCCATTTTGATGCTATACTTTGCTTCTCTTATGGATCTTTCTGCTGACTGTTCTGCCTGATGTAGTATCCTTTGCAGTGCCAGTTCAGCTTCTTCCCGGCCAGGCACCTCCACCGTTTTCAGCGCGGCTATATAGGGTGCAGTAAAATATCCCTCATTGCGACTGCGGCGCCAGTATTCTTTACAGAAAAGTCCCAGGCTATAAAATATCTTCACCAGTAAGAATAATAAGACGGCGATCACCGGAAAAAAAAACAAGGATGACAGCCCATATAAGATTGTATCGAGCATTTTCATTATGAAAGTTTATGCAGATGATTAATGATGTATGTTTTTACCAAACTGGTAGGTATACCTTATGCGGTAATTCCGTCCCGGCATATTATAACCACGTTTTTCATAGTAGTTCTCATCTGTAATATTGGCGACGGCGACGCTGATCTGGTGCCTTCTGGTAACGGCATAATTGATTGCCGCGTCCATTGTCATAAAAGCAGGATATTGTACGAGAGGTCTCAATGGGTCGTTAAAGTCGGTATCCCATCTCTTTCCTACATACCGGCCTGTCAGGCGGACGCCATATTTCCCACCACGGCTATATTCAACGCCATAATTAATATTTGCAGTAGCCACATTCTGTATTGCTGCTTTTGTTGTTGTTCCGTTGGTAGCCACGGTAATATCATCGGCTTTAAATGTCCGTGTAATGTTCGTAAAGAAGCGTAAGGAATACCTGTAGTTGACCAGGGCGCCCAGGTCATAACTCGCCATGATCTCCAAGCCACTGATCGTGCTCCTATTGGCATTAAAATAATTGGTTACCGCGGTAACGACATCCCCATCCAGGGTTTCGGGGGTTGCGGGAGGCGCTGATCTGGAAACGATCCTGTCTGTTACCCGGGTATTAAAAAAGGTAATATCTGCGGCTATCCCTGAGCGTACGTGTTCATAACGCAAGCCCAGGTCTCCGGATAAGCTGCTTTCATTTTTCAGAGAGGGGTTGCCTCTTGCTATTACTACTTTTCCGGTGCCTTTACCGGATACCTGGTAACCTGCCACATTATATGCATCTGGTGTTACGAAAGCCCGTCCGATGCTACCGTGCATAGTGAGGGAAGGTAAAATGTCGTATTGTGCGCTTATACTGGGGCTTACAAAAAGGTTTGTTTTGGCGCCAGTTATTAATGTCTGCGAGAATGCAGGGGTGGACTCCACTGCAAAACGAGTGACGTCGAGCCGGATGCCCGGATTCACTTTCAACCTATCTGAGAGCCAGGTGAATTGCCCCTGTACATACCATCCATTGGTTATCAACGCGGCATTAGGGGCAGTAGTGCTTTCTTTTTGCGTAGCATTGACAGGCGCTGCATAACTTAGCGTCTGGGATACAGTACGATTATAATCATATCCGACGATCAACCGTTGTTTACGCAAGTGTATAATATCCCTGAGCTGTATGCCATACCATTGATAAGTATTAAGGCCAGATTGGTAAGGGGTATCGATCACTATGCCACGTGCATTACGGATGGCAAACGTTTTCGATTGTTCTTTTGCATAATAAAGGCGGGCCGACAATTCGTTGTTGCGGATACGTCCCGTTAGTGCCGCTTCACTATTATAACGAAGGATGTTCTTTAATCCGGCACCTGCCTCTCCCGAGAATATATCTCCCGGAGATTCAACATCTTTTGCATTGAACAATGAGCCGCTGATATCTACCCGCCAGACGGAGTCCAGCTGGTATCCTATACGTGCTGCTGTAGAGTAATAGGCATACCTGGTGTTGGGCCTTTTCTGGCCGTCGCCCCGGGCGTCATTCACTAAGGTGTCTTTACCATTCGCATAGATATTGCGTGCATCCTTGCTGCCTAACCAATCCCTGAACAGATTTCCCTTACCAATATTAAAGTTTGCATCCCTATCGAAATAGGTACCTGAGATATCAAAATCCAGTCGTCTGGTGATATTCCCTCCCGCTCTTCCCCCGAATTGGAAAGTACTGAAGCTACCGTAATCGGCGAACAGGTTACCGGATATTTGTCCGGAGGACTGTAAAGGAATGATATTAATGACCCCACCCATGGCTTGTGAGCCATACAAAGCGGAAGCCGGTCCTTTCAGGACTTCTATGTGATCTATATTGTTCAGGTCAATCGTACCGAGGTTTGTCGTACCCGCTGGACGACCGTTGATCAATAGTAGTGTACGTTGGTTTATACCGGAAAATTGTGGGCGGAATCCTCTGATACCCACTCCGGAGAGTATGCCCGGGTATTGAATAACATTGACACTTGTTGTCTTTTTGACAATATCGGTCACATCTAAGGCAGGGGTTGCTGCAATATCCTTGTTGCTGATCAGCTCTATTTTCTGCGGTACATCCTTCAGCCGCTGCCGGCTCCTTCCGGCAGTCACTACTACCTCTTCCAGTGCGGTATGGGCATTTTTCATTTTTACAGGTATGGAATCGAGTGATCCCTCCGGACGCTGTTGTGCAACAGCTACATGATCCAATAGCAGACACAGGCATCCTACACCGAATGCCAGTCTGTTTAAAAAACTGGTTGGCAACATAAATAAGTATAGATAAAGATTCGCATGCGATGTCTGATCGCACGGTTAAATAATAACTGTCCCCTAGTGTGGTGAGGTAGATACCTACCCTATTAGCAGCAAATCTCTATTTAATTTCTCAATTATGCAACTATGTTTCAAAAAATATTTTACTTCTTACCGACTTACTTTCCAGGTCCAAGACAAGATTGATAAAAATAAAGATGCCGGAAGGATCTGTTTGAAAGGATCTTTCCGGCACCAATTAGCTGTTATGGCCTATCTATATGTCTTTGGCCAATACCATTAGCGTAATAGGTTGTTTTGGTTTGCCAAAACGGCCATCATCATAAAATGGTAATATCTCTCCTGTAAATTGGTATCCGTGACGTTCGTACCAGGCTATCAATTCTTTCCGGTTTTTTATTACGGACATGGTAATCTTTTGGCAGTTATTTTGTTTTGCAAATACCTCTCCTTCTTCCAGCAATATCTTACCAATACCTTTGCCTTGCAGTTCCGGGGATACGGTGAGCATTCCCAGGTATAGCGCATTCTTTCTGATCTCAAGATAGACAGTGCCGGTGATGGTGTTTGATTCACTTGTATACTTTAATATGGTTGCTGATGTGTGCTTGAAAAGCTCTTCCAACATTTCCTGGCTAATCCGTTCTCCATCAAAAATATCGGCTTCGCTGGTCCATCCTTTCCGAGAATGTTCGCCCCTGTATGCGTTATTAATCAGGTGTATCAGTTCCGGTACGTCTTTGATTGTAGCTTTTTCAACTGGCATAATGAGTATAATAGGCGTTAAAGATAGGTATCTTTCGTTCATCAAGCATGTCTGTGCGGTTTGATTTTATAGGATAGTTTTGTTAGATTTACTACTATCAAGACCATGCTTATGCTTCACTACGTCATGTCCCGTTACGCCATTATTATCCTCTTTTCTACTGCATTGTTTATGAGTTGTCAGTCGCGGCAGCTTACCCGTGGGGAGCAAACACTTGTTACCAATGACAGTATTTCGCTGCGATATAAGGTTTCTGGGAAAGGGATGCCCTGTATATTTGTTCACGGTGGCCCTGGCGGAGGCTACTTATCCTTTGAAAAGATGGGCGGTGATAAACTGGAGGACTGTCTTACGATGGTATATTACGACCAGCGGGGTTCCGGAAGTGCGCCTGTTGCTGCCGATTACCGTCTTCAGCGTATGGTACAGGATATAGAGGAGCTCAGGAGGCGTTTAGGAGTTGATAAGATCTTGTTAATGAGTCATTCCTTTGGTGGTATTATTTTAATGGAATATGCGCTTCGGTATCCGCAACATGTATCGGGCCTTATCCTGGTCAATTCTACCTTACATTTTCTGAACGGTCCGTCGACGGCCGCACAGATAGAATATGGTTATCATCTGTTAGGAAAGGATACGACTATCCAGGAGACTAATCCTGATTCTTTGTTCAGTATGTCTTTATCAGTCCGGTCTCAAATGAGTAAGCAACGTATTGGATATAAGTTTCTAACTGAGGATATTAATACGATCATAAAGCTGGATAGTCTTGATGAGCGATATCCGCGGACGAATGATTTTGCCAATAAGCTATTTGAACCCATTTTTGATCCCTCCAAACCAACCAAGTATCCTGAGTACCGTAAGGATTATACGGAGCAGACTACTGCTATTAAGGCGCCCGTGCTGGTGATTACCGGTAAAAAAGATTACGCTATAGGGGTAGCTCATTATAAGCGGTTCCGGTTTCCTCATCAACAGGTGGTACCTATTGATGGCGGGCATTTGTTGTATTACGAAAACAATGCGGCGTTCAAGAACGCTGTTTGTCGGTTCGTTCAGCAACTAAAATAGTACCATTCGCTACAGGAAGCTGTTTTTCCCTACATTTTTCTCACCTGAAAGCAAAGGGATTGGGGCGGTTTTTCCTCATTCTGAAATCAATAAATTCCTCTTTTTTCTCGAACTGGAAGTAGATATTATTTTTCAGCAGGAAGCGAAGTTCTTGTCCGGGATCGTCTCCGAAGGAGTGTCCTGGCCAGATCAGTGTACGGCCTGGCAGATATGCTTTCAGCAATTGAATGGAATCGAACAGTAGTGCTGCATGGCGATGATCGCAGATACCTACTCCTTCTATAAACACCGTATCGCCGGTGAACAAATGAGGTCCGAGCAGGAAGCAGGTGCTGCCACTGGTGTGTCCAGGTGTGAGGATGGGGGTAATATTAAAGTCTGCCAAGGTAAATGTATCGAGGTGTCTGACCGATACGAGGTTGGGGCAGC
Protein-coding regions in this window:
- a CDS encoding response regulator transcription factor, which translates into the protein MKILIIEDEVDLAQSIGSYLADEHYLCEYAVSFAAAMEKIDIYEYDCILLDLMLPGGDGFRILEELKTQGKRDGVIIISAKNSLEDKIKGLQTGADDYLTKPFHLSELAARIYSLIRRKQFENVNVIEQNELKINLLSKVVTVNEHPIPLTKKEFDLLLYFISNKNKVVSKSALAEHLSGEVADMFDNYDFIYVHVKNLKKKLSEGGCENYLKTLYGTGYKWEI
- the porY gene encoding sensor histidine kinase translates to MSKLLHRSLKRFIIYSGLVLVCSIPVYYITISFLWQYEMDEHNIILTDEALREDRFLIVGAVTLLTVIFFALLMAGFILLNRKISHQLWQPFYKSLGQIRNFHIHHQRTLSFESSDIEEFSELNQSLAKLIAGNITAYDQQKEFADNASHELQTPLSIIQSKLDLLLQSKPLSDEQYHIIEDAHRALARVTRINKNLLLLTNIENSQFMDRETLDFSGLIENSISQFNNFITNKNLLLEDAIQPQVFIEGNKILIEILVNNLLTNAIRHTAENTSIKISLTPHLLSISNPGPVALRQEQIFRRFATASSLSPGTGLGLAIVKQISNRYGWNINYSFSDGLHTFQLLY
- a CDS encoding Dabb family protein; its protein translation is MAIGTQAQEHHTTKVLRHMVLLKFKEEKGKEEVQKVIDAFKALSTKIKEVKALESGINNSPEHLNDGFTHCFFLSFATEADRDSYLVAPDHVAFVKILKPVLDKVLAFDYWQE
- a CDS encoding cobaltochelatase subunit CobN, with product MVTQRQAIYLYLLCVLLCAFASCHLISKKPSIAIVSPHLQHDPYAFKAAAAHFKDKLQIDLYGVDGGELPPYSLDELAQHDLVIFESMGARLSLMLPQVDSLKAKTKVLFLETPLAKGNISVADHPDIPLYWSNGNEENYSGLLSYIGARIFGLKIKITPPRIYPAAGFYYPGRDSLFTSAGAYLQWYDNEVVPGVADPVTVGLAFYQSNYVKQDMRHIDALINSIKAHGARPITLVAKGPFRIDSLFTIAGKPIVDVMLYGGMFLDFNKPEAGRLSAQRLDVPLLGAVTHYYKSRAEWISDPGGFAPDMSDRFFFTERDGVFEPINIGAEEVEQGRRYTMPIQDQVDWRVERALAWAKLRRTPNAQKKIVVTYYSEGSGKATVGADIDAYLDVPGSLEKLLKRWQQEGYNVGTQPLPGATELARDMSLHASNVGTWAPGELQKRTQNGPVIRIPEAEYLSWFHSYPKEQQEEVIRKWGPPPGKLMTTTNAAGQKEFLIPVLQYGNIILAPHPNWGLQDNPSLIYGKEAIPPNHAYIAFYEWMKRSCQPHAFISLFTQLSLMPGKQEGPARNDWVGTLIGNLPHISVVPLIAGSGPGNKRRANALTIGYITTTTTAGLDDSLQLLYDKIGDWQDAANAVLKERLEKNILAKIKAQGLDKDIGKDTLAQQAPATLIQEVRRYLLNMSKERMPAGGHILGNAPQGELLVDMVAGMLGKELEQLAPGKNKREVVKTWLRQILLQGQPIDLVTRQSHTGKDTLLQLQLKQALEYQTLLQQTDNEVTQIIRALNGRYISTGPSDDPVRNPLSLPSGRNPYPVNVKAVPSKEAWELGQRMADQLLLQYEEKHGKGAYPKKIAFVLWSSEITHTQGVTEAEILYLMGVEPVWNSKGQVMDVRLIPSANWKRPRIDVLITTSGTYRDHFGDKIKLLDKAVKLAAAVKENENWVWKNTEKYRQQLKPQNQSATARIFSGNTGAYSTNLEFATEQGESWKSDTTLSKLYLDRMAYAYGEEAFADYQRSLFELNVKDVDAAAFSRSSNAYGILDHPMVAAYFGAYNLAVKNTTGRQPDMFINDMQHPEDATSTPLHLFFHKELRSRYLNPKWMKAMMEHGYDGARYMEAFTENMMLWDVTTPDMVKDEDWNEVYDVYVKDREQLGLDKYFEKHNPFAQQALLATMLEATEKGYWQASEEQLRTMATTLTNTVNAKGPACNSAVCNAPGLTRYIKGILQRVPGGAALAGKYQAQLDMMKTNAGATAAGKTVSGKQLVEQKRWELNEHTAGNRRDWWLIGGLLLGLALIFLLGWWRQTPPRT
- a CDS encoding DUF2149 domain-containing protein → MRFLRSKIGHAEESIEDDPIAGVAQLFDVSIAFIVAVIGALFTLLSGSDLLKKDSEWTLTRKDKNGEMEVLEKKDNQIISSKLTGKQQSGNGVRLGTAYQLENGQVIYVPDEQVK
- a CDS encoding MotA/TolQ/ExbB proton channel family protein, whose protein sequence is MLDTILYGLSSLFFFPVIAVLLFLLVKIFYSLGLFCKEYWRRSRNEGYFTAPYIAALKTVEVPGREEAELALQRILHQAEQSAERSIREAKYSIKMGPTLGLIGTLTPMARALSGLSQGDMAGLSNQMITAFSTTVLGLVIGGIAFTIMHVRLRWQRNDLFTLSGQAEKIYNSYHTALKHKI
- a CDS encoding TonB-dependent receptor, producing the protein MLPTSFLNRLAFGVGCLCLLLDHVAVAQQRPEGSLDSIPVKMKNAHTALEEVVVTAGRSRQRLKDVPQKIELISNKDIAATPALDVTDIVKKTTSVNVIQYPGILSGVGIRGFRPQFSGINQRTLLLINGRPAGTTNLGTIDLNNIDHIEVLKGPASALYGSQAMGGVINIIPLQSSGQISGNLFADYGSFSTFQFGGRAGGNITRRLDFDISGTYFDRDANFNIGKGNLFRDWLGSKDARNIYANGKDTLVNDARGDGQKRPNTRYAYYSTAARIGYQLDSVWRVDISGSLFNAKDVESPGDIFSGEAGAGLKNILRYNSEAALTGRIRNNELSARLYYAKEQSKTFAIRNARGIVIDTPYQSGLNTYQWYGIQLRDIIHLRKQRLIVGYDYNRTVSQTLSYAAPVNATQKESTTAPNAALITNGWYVQGQFTWLSDRLKVNPGIRLDVTRFAVESTPAFSQTLITGAKTNLFVSPSISAQYDILPSLTMHGSIGRAFVTPDAYNVAGYQVSGKGTGKVVIARGNPSLKNESSLSGDLGLRYEHVRSGIAADITFFNTRVTDRIVSRSAPPATPETLDGDVVTAVTNYFNANRSTISGLEIMASYDLGALVNYRYSLRFFTNITRTFKADDITVATNGTTTKAAIQNVATANINYGVEYSRGGKYGVRLTGRYVGKRWDTDFNDPLRPLVQYPAFMTMDAAINYAVTRRHQISVAVANITDENYYEKRGYNMPGRNYRIRYTYQFGKNIHH
- a CDS encoding GNAT family N-acetyltransferase gives rise to the protein MPVEKATIKDVPELIHLINNAYRGEHSRKGWTSEADIFDGERISQEMLEELFKHTSATILKYTSESNTITGTVYLEIRKNALYLGMLTVSPELQGKGIGKILLEEGEVFAKQNNCQKITMSVIKNRKELIAWYERHGYQFTGEILPFYDDGRFGKPKQPITLMVLAKDI
- a CDS encoding alpha/beta fold hydrolase → MLHYVMSRYAIIILFSTALFMSCQSRQLTRGEQTLVTNDSISLRYKVSGKGMPCIFVHGGPGGGYLSFEKMGGDKLEDCLTMVYYDQRGSGSAPVAADYRLQRMVQDIEELRRRLGVDKILLMSHSFGGIILMEYALRYPQHVSGLILVNSTLHFLNGPSTAAQIEYGYHLLGKDTTIQETNPDSLFSMSLSVRSQMSKQRIGYKFLTEDINTIIKLDSLDERYPRTNDFANKLFEPIFDPSKPTKYPEYRKDYTEQTTAIKAPVLVITGKKDYAIGVAHYKRFRFPHQQVVPIDGGHLLYYENNAAFKNAVCRFVQQLK
- a CDS encoding MBL fold metallo-hydrolase, translating into MEVKMFEVSGSNIRNQCYLIYQQRKGILVDPAWDYHLINDFLLDNRIMVKAVLLTHAHPDHIDLAADFARNKGIPAYMSAEEIDKSGFSCPNLVSVRHLDTFTLADFNITPILTPGHTSGSTCFLLGPHLFTGDTVFIEGVGICDHRHAALLFDSIQLLKAYLPGRTLIWPGHSFGDDPGQELRFLLKNNIYFQFEKKEEFIDFRMRKNRPNPFAFR